GCATGGAAAAGCGGCGGTCCTCGATGAAGCGCCACTTATTGCGGGTCAGGCCGTATTCGTCCCGCACCTGCCAGGAGAGGGCGAACATGTGGTGACGCACCAGCCAGACCACGTCGGCGGCCGTCCGCTCTTCCATCCCCAGGCGGGAGAGTATCGTGGCGGCCAGCTCGGCCCCCTTGCGATCATGGTCATAGGCGCGCAGTCGGCCACGAATCTCCCGGGTGGTCAGCGCCTTGCCGACGTCGTGCAGCAGGGCCGCCCAGGCCAGGCGCCGATCGGGTGCGGGGGGAAGATGCCGGAGCGCCAGCAGGGTGTGGGTCAGGGCATCCCCCTCGGGGTGGTATTCGGGGGGCTGGGGGACCTCCGCCAGGGCGAAGACTTCGGGGAGGATTTCTCGCAGGCGGAGGTCGCTTTCGAAGCGCGCCACGCGCGCCAGCGGGTCGGGAAGAAAAAAAACGCTTTCCACGTATTCGAGGTCGGTCATGCTCGCTCCGTCGCCAGTGGTAACACCTTTATAACGCGGCTGGCCGCTTCGTACAAGGCAAGGTTGTCAAACCCCCTGAAACAGCTATCCTTTCAGAGAACCCTCCGCAAGGAGCCCGCCCATGCTCGACCTCGCCGCCATCTCTGCCGCCGCCGACACCATCCGCGGCCGTGCCCGCCGCACTGAGCTGATCCATTCCCACTATTTCTCCCAGCGGGTGGGCGTGCCCCTCTACTTCAAGTGCGAGAACCTGCAGCGCACCGGCTCGTTCAAGATTCGCGGCGCCTACAACTTCCTCCACCACCAGAACGAGGAAGCCCGGCGACGCGGCGTCATCACCGCCTCGGCCGGCAACCACGCCCAGGGGGTGGCCCTCGCCGCCGCCGAGTTCGGCATCTCCGCCCTGGTCGTGATGCCGGAAAACACCCCGCTGGCCAAGGTTCTGGCGACCCGGGAATACGGGGCGGAGGTGGTGCTGCACGGCACCTCCTTCGACGACGCCGCCAGGCATGCCAGGCAGCTGGAGAAGGAACGTGGGATGCTCTTCGTGCCGGCCTTCGATCACCCGCTGGTCATGGCCGGCCAGGGGACGGTGGGGCTGGAAATCATGGAAGACCTCCCCGATGTCGAAACCCTGCTCGTCCCCATCGGCGGCGGCGGCCTGATCGCCGGCATCGCCACCGCCGCCAAGACGCTCAACCCCGCCATCCGGATCATCGGCGTCGAGGCCGCCGGCGCTCCCACCGCACTTCTCTCCCGCCGCAAGGGGGAAATCGTCACCCTCGCCGCCGCCCATTCCCTGGCCGACGGCATCGTCGTCAAGCGCCTCGGCGAGCAGACCTTTCCGATCATCGAGGCGCTGGTCGACGACATCGTCACCGTC
This genomic window from Desulfuromonadales bacterium contains:
- a CDS encoding HD domain-containing protein, with the translated sequence MTDLEYVESVFFLPDPLARVARFESDLRLREILPEVFALAEVPQPPEYHPEGDALTHTLLALRHLPPAPDRRLAWAALLHDVGKALTTREIRGRLRAYDHDRKGAELAATILSRLGMEERTAADVVWLVRHHMFALSWQVRDEYGLTRNKWRFIEDRRFSMLLDLLEVDALASGARPDKLGQVDFYRRAHARAVTPD
- the ilvA gene encoding threonine ammonia-lyase, yielding MLDLAAISAAADTIRGRARRTELIHSHYFSQRVGVPLYFKCENLQRTGSFKIRGAYNFLHHQNEEARRRGVITASAGNHAQGVALAAAEFGISALVVMPENTPLAKVLATREYGAEVVLHGTSFDDAARHARQLEKERGMLFVPAFDHPLVMAGQGTVGLEIMEDLPDVETLLVPIGGGGLIAGIATAAKTLNPAIRIIGVEAAGAPTALLSRRKGEIVTLAAAHSLADGIVVKRLGEQTFPIIEALVDDIVTVEEEEIAQAIVSLLEKAKLVAEGAGAVTLAALLYGRRRLHRGKTVCILSGGNIDVQTVARVVERGMMAEGRYLKIRVELLDAPGSLAALAALLGQEGANIFHVSHDRRTAGLPLGRAEVHLELETRGPQHICHILERLEQEGYGAEMLR